Below is a window of Vibrio fortis DNA.
AAAGTGCTCAGAAGAAAATGGGCAATCTAATGGGTGTAGCGGAAGGCAAGAGTGTGGCTGTAACGCTAAACCTAGGTGAGCAAGTGAATGCCGACCCTGATTCTGTACTTATCGTATCGGTACACAGAGCAGACGGTTCTCCTATGCCAGTTGCTGCAGCTCGCTACCCATTGGGCTCTTTCCCTCGTACCGTTGTACTGGATGATGGCAATAGCATGATGGAAGGGATCAAACTGTCTAGCCTTGAATCTCTGATGGTTCGCGCTAGGCTTGATACAGATGGCAACGTTGCGACTCGCGAAGGCGATTGGTACGGTGAAAGTGAAGTGGTAGAGCTAGGTTCTCCAGTAACACTGAGTATTGATCAGCAGTATTAATCAGCGAATTGCACAAGCGTGGCTATTCCGATTTCTTTAGAAACGTTATAGACTTACGCAAACAATTGAGGCCAGCGATTGCTGGCCTTTTTATTATTCCTTATGGAAAAGGTGTTATGTCTATAAGTACGTTAAGGCTTTCAGGTTTACTCCTTGCTGCAAGCATGACGGTCGGGTGTTCAAGTGTGCCCGATGAAGAGGTCGCACACTCAGATAGCCAAGTGACGACGGAATATGAAGCTGAACCGCATCCTAATGACCCTTTTGAAGGCTTCAACCGTGCTATGTGGGATATCAACTACGAGTATCTCGATCCTTATTTAGTGCGCCCTGTGTCTCTGGCTTACGTGAATTACACGCCCGTTCCTGTACGTACTGGTATCTCTAATTTTCTAGCGAACTTGGATGAACCTGCCAGCATGGTTAATAACCTGATCATGGGTAATGGTGAAAAGGCGTTGGACCACTTTAACCGTTTTTGGATTAACACCACCTTTGGTCTAGTGGGCTTGATTGATATTGCGAGTGAAGCAGGTATCACTAAGTATGACGATAAGTCTTTCTCAGATGCCATCGGTCACTATGGAGTAGGCAATGGTCCGTACTTCATGGTTCCGGGTTATGGCCCTGTGACCACACGTGAAGTGACTGAGCAGGTTGATGGTCTTTACTTGCCACTCTCGTTACTGAACTTTTGGGCAGGTCTAGGTAAGTGGGCGTTAGAAGGTATGGAATCTCGTGCTCAACTCGTGTCTCAAGAAGCACTGCTTGAAGATTCTCCAGATCCATATGCATTGACACGTGATATCTATATTCAGCGTCGCGACTTTAAGGCAGAAATCGAGCCTGAAGAAGTCGACTTAGAAGAAGAAGATTTGATTGACGACTATTTGGAAGATTTCTAACTAGGCCTTAAGTTTAAATCAGATATAAAAAAGCTCGGTATGTACCGAGCTTTTTTGATCTTGCTTTGTATTTGAAAAGCTTAGAAGCGGTAGTTCGCTTGAACACCCACTAGCCAAATGCTACCAGATGTTTCACCAACAAATTTACCACCAACCTTTTCTGCATCGTCATCTGACTCATAGCCACGAGACTCTGTGATTGGAGCATCTTTAGCTAGAATATATGTAAATCCAGCATCCAGAGTTAGTTGCTCAGACCATTGGTAGCCTGCACCAATACTTAGCCAAGTACGGTCTGTCTCAGGGATAGTGATTGTACGGTTTTTATCACTAACTGCTGATGTGTCGTAAGCAATACCTGAACGAATAGTTAGTTTTTGGTTTAACTGGTAAGTACCACCTAACGCTAAACGGTAGTTGTCTTCCCAGTTTTCAACTTTTACAGTATGGCTACCATTGGCGTCCAATTCAGCTTGAAGTTTTTCGAAAGAACTCCAGTCTGTCCAGTTAAAGCTGGCATGAATAGCCAGTTTGTCTGAAAGTTGGTGGTAAGTTGCTAGTTCTGCTGTAGCAGGAAGAGCAAGATTCATGTAACCAGTATCTCGTTGACCACCGGCTAAACCAAAACCTAGGCCTTCTGCATGCCCTTCTAGTTTAAGGTCAACTTCAGATTTGTAAGAGAAGCCAATACGGTGTGCTTCGTTGATTTGCCAAGCAGTACCAACTTGCCAGCCCCATGCAGTATCGTCACCTTCCATGTACTTTAGTGTGGTACCTGCTGGTACAGAAATAGGCATTCCTGTGTTAGGATCAACGCCAACTGCATTCTTTTCAGGCGCTGTAGCACCAAAGCTGCCTTCACCCATTACGTAGCGTACCCCGCCACCAATACTTACAGCTTCGTTAAGTTGGTAAGCAAAGTTCACATTTGCTTCTTTAGTTATAACGCTTGCTTCATTACCAAAGTGAGAGGCTGCAAAATCCTTACCTAGATCTGTCTCCATACCGTAGTTGGTGCCAAAAGCTAAACCTACTGCAAATTTTTCGTTATAGCGATGGGAAAGGTAGAAGTTAGGAATCACTGCGTCGTTCGCGAAGTCATTTGAAGATGCGTTAGTTGACCCTAGTGCTGGGTGTGCATGTGTTACTTCACCGCTTACATCAATATTTGGATCAACATAGATTGCGCCAACAGACACCTGAGTGCCTTCTAGGTATGTCAGCATTGCAGGGTTACGCCATTGTGCGCCAGCGTTGTCAGCCATTGCGGCTTCACCTGCATATGCACGACCAAGGCCAGTTGCAGAGTATTCTGCTAACTGGAAGCCTGCAGCATGAGTAACGCTTGATGTAGAAAGTAAACCAACTGCCACTGCAGCAGATAGGAGAGTCTTATTCATTTTCATTATTATGTTCGCTGAATCATAAGTATTAAGGTCAGTGATTTTACTTTTAGAGCTATTACTTTAAAAACGAAATTCGAATAAAACACTGTTTTAGGTATTAAATTATTAAAAAGAACCTAATTGCAGCTAAAAAAACTGAATGTTTCGATGGTGTTACGAATTTTGAGCGTACACTTGTAGTGATATAAAGGCGTTAGAGAATACAGGTGTAAGCTTAATTGGGAGATGATTGAGTTGTTCGAACAACAAAAAAGGGTCGCATATAGCGACCCTTTGGGATGTTGTTGAGCTTTATTAGAAGCTGCGGCTGTATTGTAGACCCATTAGGATCGCATCAGCACGTGTGGTACCAGAGATTGAAGATAGGTACTGAGGTTGTCCTGGTGCACCAAAGAACGGATTCTCAGTTTTTTCTTCAACATCAACATCGTCTCCCATTAAGTATGTAAAGCCGAAGTCAATGTTAGATTTTTCATCTAGGTGGTATGTAAAGCCTGCTGAGAACCATTGACGGTCAGAATCAGGCACAGAGATTGAAGTGATTTCATCTTGAGCACTTGTGTCATACATGTAACCAGCACGTAGTGTCCAATCTCGGTTCAAGTAGTACGTACCACCGATTGAGTAGTGCATGCCATTTTGCCATTCGTAGTCATTTAGAACACCAGCGTTTTTGGCTTCTAGCTTGTCGAACGAGCTCCAACCAATCCATTGAACAGAGTAGTGTACAGCGTACTTAGTATCTTTGATTCTGTGGTAGCCTGAAAATTCAAGAAGGTCTGGTAGAGGCATGTATAGAGTGTCATCTTTGTATTCTACGCCTGTATATGTGATGTCACCTTTTGCTTCCAGTTCTGGAGAGTAATGGTAAGCCAAACCAAAGCGGTTGTTCTCATCTAACTCGTATACAGTACCAACGTTGAAGCCTAGAGCCCAGCCGTCCGCTTCTGCATCTAGAGCCGTTGAAGAGCCTAATTGTCCAGCAAGAACTGGGTGCAGATCACGTTTTAGAGTACCTTTACCATATATTAGGTCTAAGCCAGCACCAAAGCTCCATTGATCGTTTAGTCGGTATGAACCTGCTAAACCAAAGTTGACACTCTTAACATCAGTTAAACCGCCGTACTCATGTCCAGCATAGCTGTCTGAGAATTCGGTTTTTGTGCCGAAATTTGAGTACGCGTTAAAACCTACAGCAAACTTTTCATCAATTGGTATGATTAGATGAATATTTGGAGCGATTGAGGTATCACCTGCATCATCGAAGTTTGCATCAGTACCTGGGCCAGCATCAAATAGCTTATATTTTGCGTCTTTAACTTCAATTTTAGAAGTGATGCTTTCAAAACCAAGAGAAAGAGATGTTTCATCAAACAGCGCCATTGCTGCTGGGTTACGAGCCATTACAGAAGCGTTATCTGCGATTACTGCGTCACCAGCGAATGCACGGCCGATACCTGTCGCAGATTGTGCGTTAAGTTGGAAACCTGCTGCCATTGCTTGTGAAGAGGCGAGTGTAATTGTCGTAATTGTCACTGCTAAAAGAGACTTTTTAAACAGACGCGTGTTGTTTGTCATTTATCAATTCCTTTATTGTATCCGCCTCTACAGGGCGATTTATTTGAGCTTTTGCTCAATGGGGGCTGATCCTAAGCGTTAGTATAGAGTATACAAATCCGACCATTGGAAAATTTGAGCATAAAATTACGGAAATGACGCCTATCTGACACGAAAATGGCAGGAAACGCTGTTTTTTAGAGTTTTAACTCTAGCGTTATATTTTTTGTGAATGGTTTGAGTGTTTTCTATAAAACAAAGCCCAGCAATATCAGTGATATAGTGCTGGGCCTAGTATTTGCGGGCGTTGAGTGAGCAGATTAACTCATCGGTTTGATCATTTTAGACAGTTTTTCTGCAATTTTGTCGACATCTTCACCTTCCATGCCAACCAGTATCAAACTGCTGTTATCGATAGGTGTAATCGAACCTGACATGCCATCTTCTTCGAAGTTCTGGCTCTTGTCTGACGGTATGCTGGTTAAAAACAGCGTAACCTTGCCTTTTTCACCCTGAAACACCATGTGCATTGCATTGGATTTACCAAAACCACAGTGATTCAAGTAATAAACATGATATGGAAAGTTATCGTCAAATTGAAAAGCAAACGGGTTCATTTTTGTATTGATCTGATCGGACGATACATTCTCATCCAAGACCTCTACAAACGGCTTTTCAGTCACAACGTGTTTCATTGCTGTGTCAGCTAAACTCGCATGGGCAGGAGAAACAAATGCGTTACCCCAATTAACTTGCCCAACAAGTAGGCCGGCAACAAAAGCCACTGATGCAGCCATCGCCATGGCACGACGAGCAAACGTTGGTTTAACCACTTTACTCTCTTCATAAGATGTTTGATTGAACAAGATGCGATCGGCAAGATCGTCGGGCACATCCACATTCATGGCTGAATGAATTTGCTTATCAAGAGCAAGAACATCATCCAAGAATTTGCTATTTGCCTCGCTATTCGCTGTGGCATCAATGATGTCTTGATTTCTCTGTTTCGGTTCCGACAATATACGACGACGGAATTCTAAATCATCCATTATGTTGCCCCCTTTCTGCCTCTTCTGAATCCAGCATCTCTTTCAGCTGGTTTCGCGCCCTAAATAATCGTGTCATTACCGTATTTTTATTTAGCTCTAAGACCTCTGCGATCTCTTCACCACTAAACCCTCCAATCACTTGAAGAAAGAGTGGTTCACGGTAATCGACGTCTAATTTCATGATCTGGGCTTGTAACCATTCGTGTTGGTGATGCGGGTCGTCGCTGACTTTAGCATCATTACCGTGGTCATCAATATCAACCAGATCAAATTGTTTGCGTTCAAAACGTCTAGCATTCTCGCGGCGTAAAATCGTGATTAACCAAGATTTTGCTGCTTTCTCATCTTGCAAACTATCAAGTGACTTCCATGCTCTTAAGCATGTCTCTTGCACTAAATCCTCAGCAATGCTCTTGTCTTTGCATAACCAGTAGG
It encodes the following:
- a CDS encoding MlaA family lipoprotein encodes the protein MSISTLRLSGLLLAASMTVGCSSVPDEEVAHSDSQVTTEYEAEPHPNDPFEGFNRAMWDINYEYLDPYLVRPVSLAYVNYTPVPVRTGISNFLANLDEPASMVNNLIMGNGEKALDHFNRFWINTTFGLVGLIDIASEAGITKYDDKSFSDAIGHYGVGNGPYFMVPGYGPVTTREVTEQVDGLYLPLSLLNFWAGLGKWALEGMESRAQLVSQEALLEDSPDPYALTRDIYIQRRDFKAEIEPEEVDLEEEDLIDDYLEDF
- a CDS encoding outer membrane protein transport protein, coding for MKMNKTLLSAAVAVGLLSTSSVTHAAGFQLAEYSATGLGRAYAGEAAMADNAGAQWRNPAMLTYLEGTQVSVGAIYVDPNIDVSGEVTHAHPALGSTNASSNDFANDAVIPNFYLSHRYNEKFAVGLAFGTNYGMETDLGKDFAASHFGNEASVITKEANVNFAYQLNEAVSIGGGVRYVMGEGSFGATAPEKNAVGVDPNTGMPISVPAGTTLKYMEGDDTAWGWQVGTAWQINEAHRIGFSYKSEVDLKLEGHAEGLGFGLAGGQRDTGYMNLALPATAELATYHQLSDKLAIHASFNWTDWSSFEKLQAELDANGSHTVKVENWEDNYRLALGGTYQLNQKLTIRSGIAYDTSAVSDKNRTITIPETDRTWLSIGAGYQWSEQLTLDAGFTYILAKDAPITESRGYESDDDAEKVGGKFVGETSGSIWLVGVQANYRF
- a CDS encoding outer membrane protein transport protein; this encodes MTNNTRLFKKSLLAVTITTITLASSQAMAAGFQLNAQSATGIGRAFAGDAVIADNASVMARNPAAMALFDETSLSLGFESITSKIEVKDAKYKLFDAGPGTDANFDDAGDTSIAPNIHLIIPIDEKFAVGFNAYSNFGTKTEFSDSYAGHEYGGLTDVKSVNFGLAGSYRLNDQWSFGAGLDLIYGKGTLKRDLHPVLAGQLGSSTALDAEADGWALGFNVGTVYELDENNRFGLAYHYSPELEAKGDITYTGVEYKDDTLYMPLPDLLEFSGYHRIKDTKYAVHYSVQWIGWSSFDKLEAKNAGVLNDYEWQNGMHYSIGGTYYLNRDWTLRAGYMYDTSAQDEITSISVPDSDRQWFSAGFTYHLDEKSNIDFGFTYLMGDDVDVEEKTENPFFGAPGQPQYLSSISGTTRADAILMGLQYSRSF
- a CDS encoding DUF3379 domain-containing protein, translated to MDDLEFRRRILSEPKQRNQDIIDATANSEANSKFLDDVLALDKQIHSAMNVDVPDDLADRILFNQTSYEESKVVKPTFARRAMAMAASVAFVAGLLVGQVNWGNAFVSPAHASLADTAMKHVVTEKPFVEVLDENVSSDQINTKMNPFAFQFDDNFPYHVYYLNHCGFGKSNAMHMVFQGEKGKVTLFLTSIPSDKSQNFEEDGMSGSITPIDNSSLILVGMEGEDVDKIAEKLSKMIKPMS
- a CDS encoding sigma-70 family RNA polymerase sigma factor — its product is MFGKKTAKRPVNSDMDKQRKYEALVRAYHRDLFRYAYWLCKDKSIAEDLVQETCLRAWKSLDSLQDEKAAKSWLITILRRENARRFERKQFDLVDIDDHGNDAKVSDDPHHQHEWLQAQIMKLDVDYREPLFLQVIGGFSGEEIAEVLELNKNTVMTRLFRARNQLKEMLDSEEAERGQHNG